In a single window of the Deinococcus sp. YIM 134068 genome:
- the upp gene encoding uracil phosphoribosyltransferase, with the protein MLTVVTHPLIQHKLSIMRNVTTGAKEFRELASEISMLLAYEAMRDLDVTPTPLQTPLEHGEFPMLSGKKLALVAILRAGLVMTDGITQLVPAAKVGHIGLYRDPQTLQPVAYYNKLPADIAERRVFLTDPMLATGGSASAAIRFLKDAGAQTIKLMCILAAPEGVAVVEADHPDVEIVVAAVDERLNDHGYIVPGLGDAGDRIYGTK; encoded by the coding sequence ATGCTCACGGTCGTGACCCATCCCCTCATTCAGCACAAGCTTTCCATCATGCGGAACGTCACCACGGGAGCAAAGGAATTCCGCGAACTCGCCAGCGAGATTTCGATGCTCCTCGCCTACGAGGCCATGCGCGACCTCGACGTGACGCCCACGCCGCTGCAAACGCCGCTGGAACACGGCGAGTTTCCCATGCTCAGCGGCAAGAAGCTCGCCCTCGTCGCCATCCTGCGCGCCGGACTGGTGATGACGGACGGGATCACCCAGCTCGTGCCCGCCGCGAAGGTGGGCCACATCGGGCTGTACCGCGATCCCCAGACGTTGCAGCCCGTCGCCTACTACAACAAGCTGCCCGCCGACATCGCCGAGCGCCGCGTCTTCCTGACCGACCCCATGCTCGCCACGGGCGGAAGCGCGAGCGCCGCCATCCGTTTCCTCAAGGACGCGGGCGCGCAGACCATCAAGCTGATGTGCATCCTCGCCGCGCCGGAGGGCGTCGCTGTCGTGGAGGCCGACCATCCTGATGTTGAGATCGTCGTGGCCGCCGTGGACGAGCGGCTGAACGACCACGGGTACATCGTGCCGGGGCTGGGAGACGCGGGGGACCGGATTTACGGGACGAAGTAG
- a CDS encoding MraY family glycosyltransferase — MDSVKALAAQFGIADLFGRGFLSVLLTFVTAWVFTWRFIPGVRAFALEVGWADQPNARRLNKEPLPNAGGLAIFAGFLLGVVVAWALRPIVIEAVNIQVLAILLGGAVLVLVGFIDDQYGLSPAFRLGVQALAALLLIVNGLRIDLNAIPFLPALPAALNEPLSFLVTLLWVVGLTNAVNLMDGVDGVVGGVGFVVSVVLLATAAQFVDRAAAVVLLAGLAGAALGYLRHNFNPSRIIMGDAGAYLFGYTLAAVSLLGTLKVSAGASLLVPLLVLALPLVDTTQVVIGRLARGIRNPLGHPDKTHIHHRVLARTASARRTAIILWAVSLACGVFGMLAQGVRLPVIVVTAAFILVCLWFVTYRRVRAQEQEAGGPTSTSTAPGQGG, encoded by the coding sequence ATGGATTCTGTAAAGGCGCTCGCGGCGCAATTCGGTATCGCGGACCTGTTCGGGCGCGGCTTTCTCAGCGTGCTGCTGACCTTCGTGACGGCGTGGGTATTTACGTGGCGCTTCATTCCCGGTGTGCGCGCCTTCGCGCTGGAGGTCGGGTGGGCCGACCAGCCCAACGCCCGGCGGCTGAACAAGGAGCCGCTGCCGAACGCGGGCGGGCTGGCGATCTTCGCGGGCTTCCTGCTCGGCGTGGTGGTGGCTTGGGCGCTGCGGCCCATCGTGATCGAGGCGGTGAACATTCAGGTGCTGGCGATTCTGCTGGGGGGCGCGGTGCTCGTGCTCGTGGGTTTCATCGACGACCAGTACGGCCTCTCGCCCGCCTTCCGGCTCGGCGTGCAGGCGCTCGCGGCGCTGCTCCTGATCGTGAACGGGCTGCGGATCGACCTGAACGCCATTCCCTTCCTGCCCGCCCTGCCCGCCGCGCTCAACGAGCCGCTGAGCTTCCTCGTCACCCTGCTGTGGGTGGTCGGCCTGACGAACGCCGTGAACCTGATGGACGGGGTGGACGGCGTGGTGGGCGGCGTGGGCTTCGTCGTGAGCGTGGTGCTGCTGGCGACGGCGGCGCAGTTCGTGGACCGGGCGGCGGCGGTGGTGCTCCTCGCGGGGCTGGCGGGGGCGGCGCTGGGCTACCTGCGGCACAATTTCAACCCCAGCCGCATCATCATGGGGGACGCGGGGGCGTACCTGTTCGGGTACACGCTCGCCGCCGTGAGCCTGCTCGGCACCCTCAAGGTGAGCGCCGGGGCCAGTCTGCTCGTGCCGCTGCTCGTGCTGGCGCTGCCCCTCGTGGACACCACGCAGGTCGTCATCGGGCGGCTGGCGCGGGGCATTCGCAACCCACTCGGGCACCCGGACAAGACGCATATCCACCACCGGGTTCTGGCGCGCACGGCCTCGGCGCGGCGCACGGCGATCATCCTGTGGGCGGTCTCGCTCGCCTGCGGGGTGTTCGGGATGCTCGCGCAGGGGGTCCGTCTGCCCGTCATCGTGGTGACGGCGGCCTTCATCCTCGTGTGCCTGTGGTTCGTGACCTACCGCCGCGTCCGCGCGCAGGAGCAGGAGGCGGGGGGGCCGACTTCGACCTCCACCGCTCCCGGTCAGGGCGGTTGA